The nucleotide sequence GGGAAAATTCAACATTGAAAGAACAACAGAAGATTTAATCAAGGGTAATTCCGAAGGAAATGTAGGTAAATATAATTTCACCAAAAATCAAATTGATAGTATCATAAATGTAGATATTAAAATGGACGATACCGGAGATAAGATATTTGAAGGACATTTAACGAATGATTTTCAACTGAGCTTAAATGAAAATCCGGTTTACAATATTGATTTGCAAATCGGTGCGGCAAAATCTTATTTTAATTTAATTCCATTTAAAGTAAAGAATATTTCGCTTAAAACCGGCGCAACGGAAACAAAAATCAAACTGGGAAATAAAATTCAGGAAACAAATTTAAATGTTGAAATGGGAGCCGCTTCTCTGAAAATATATATCCCACAAACATCGGGCTGTAAAATTACCGGCGATATGGCTTTGGTTTCAAAGGATTTAGATGGATTTATAGTTAATGGATCAGATTATGTTACAGATAATTTTGATACTGCCACAGAAAAAATATTAATCCATGTTAATGGCGGATTATCTTCATTTACAGTAAATAAATATTAAAATTGATTTGAAAAACTCCCGGTTTTGATAAGTTTAATTAAACATAACAAATCGGGAGTTATAATATTTTATTTTCTTTTAGTTTTTACCTTCTCAGGCTTCCAAAAATGTTTCGCCATATTTACATTTCCGGCTTTATCAAATTCAATTCCCTCGCTGCGTAAAAGATCCTCCATTAAGTTGGGCTCGCCAAAATGAAGTTTTCCGGTTAATTCTCCATTTCGGTTTACTACTCTATGACAAGGAAGTCCGGAATCTTTGGCTCCGTTTATTGCCCAGCCGACAGTTCTTGCGGAGGATTTTATACCGCAAAATTCCGCAATTGCGCCGTATGTTGTAACCATTCCAAATGGAATTTCCGCAACAACTTTATAGACTTTATCGAAAAAATCATTTTTTTTATTTCTGTTATTTTTAACGTTCGATTTGATGGTTTTTGTCATTTTAGACTAATCTATTAATCCAAAAAAACTTTTAGGAATTATTTTGAGAAAATTCCAATAAAAACGCTTTCATAAACATGTTTAAATCTCCATCCATTACGGCTTGAGTATTGGAAGTTTCAACGTCGGTCCTATGATCTTTAACCATATTATACGGATGAAAAACATAAGATCTAATTTGGCTTCCCCATTCAATTTTCATTTTAGATTTTTCTGTTTCTTCATTTGCCGCTTCTTGTTTGGCAAGTTCCAATTGATATAATTTAGCTTTTAAAAGCTTCATTGCATTTGTTCTATTTTGCAATTGTGATCTTTCCGTTTGGCAGGCAACTACCGTATTTGTAGGCAAATGTGTTATACGAACTGCGGTTTCAACTTTATTTACATTTTGTCCGCCTTTTCCCCCAGAACGGTATGTGTCAATTCTAAGATCGGCAGGATTTATTTCGATTTCAATTGTATCATCAACTTCCGGAATTACAAAAACAGAAGCAAAAGAAGTGTGCCTTCTTTTATTTGAGTCGAATGGAGATATTCTTACCAAACGGTGAACGCCGATTTCAGCTTTTGCATAACCGAAAGCAAATTCACCGGTTATTTCTAGTGTGGCACTTTTTATTCCGGCTCCGTCGCCTTCCAATAAATCAATTAACTGTGTTTGAAAATTGTTTTGTTCAGCCCATCTTAAATACATTCTAAACAGCATTTCCGCCCAATCCTGAGCTTCTGTTCCGCCTGCGCCTGAATGTATTGTAAGTATGCAGTTTTTA is from Ignavibacteriota bacterium and encodes:
- a CDS encoding MGMT family protein translates to MTKTIKSNVKNNRNKKNDFFDKVYKVVAEIPFGMVTTYGAIAEFCGIKSSARTVGWAINGAKDSGLPCHRVVNRNGELTGKLHFGEPNLMEDLLRSEGIEFDKAGNVNMAKHFWKPEKVKTKRK
- the prfB gene encoding peptide chain release factor 2 (programmed frameshift); protein product: MYEEELKSTNLLKDKLEKLRGIFDITKKVEKITNLKNESEKDGFWNDQKKAQTVLQEIKKLEFWVDQFDELLDKQKNLNKFIELAETENDGSLFDEIQKEFSDLEEKISDLEFQSMLSGKDDDKNCILTIHSGAGGTEAQDWAEMLFRMYLRWAEQNNFQTQLIDLLEGDGAGIKSATLEITGEFAFGYAKAEIGVHRLVRISPFDSNKRRHTSFASVFVIPEVDDTIEIEINPADLRIDTYRSGGKGGQNVNKVETAVRITHLPTNTVVACQTERSQLQNRTNAMKLLKAKLYQLELAKQEAANEETEKSKMKIEWGSQIRSYVFHPYNMVKDHRTDVETSNTQAVMDGDLNMFMKAFLLEFSQNNS